In Mucilaginibacter celer, one DNA window encodes the following:
- a CDS encoding heme-binding domain-containing protein, translating into MSLFKKETFVSIGLILLIIFISIQFLRPEIKKRPVTGDIPVPANVKAIFKRACYDCHSNETELGWADQIVPVYWLVARHINTARAHLNFSEWDKLTPAEQKTKLWEAINHAALGAMPRPNYTFIHPSAKVSAADVATLKNYLAGLVDHKPSDTAKVNADALQYQRWIRGDQKITALPVALNGISYDPDYKNWQPLSTSDRFESGTMRVIFGNDIAVQAVKNNHTRPWPDGTRIAKALWTQIIDTAGNTRTGAFVQLDLMIKNTKKYRSTGGWGFARFKTLKMVPYGKTISFASECINCHRPMKDEDYVFTIPIKH; encoded by the coding sequence ATGAGCCTATTTAAAAAAGAGACTTTCGTGAGTATCGGGCTGATTTTACTGATCATCTTTATCTCTATCCAGTTTCTACGCCCCGAAATAAAAAAACGACCCGTGACGGGGGATATTCCCGTTCCGGCCAATGTCAAGGCTATCTTCAAAAGGGCCTGTTACGACTGTCATTCCAACGAAACAGAATTAGGCTGGGCCGATCAGATCGTCCCTGTTTACTGGCTGGTGGCCAGGCACATCAATACGGCGAGGGCACACCTTAATTTTTCGGAATGGGATAAATTAACGCCCGCCGAGCAAAAGACAAAATTATGGGAAGCGATCAATCATGCTGCGCTGGGGGCTATGCCTCGCCCGAATTATACATTTATTCATCCATCAGCAAAAGTATCGGCTGCTGATGTCGCCACATTAAAAAACTACTTAGCGGGTTTGGTCGATCATAAACCATCCGATACCGCGAAAGTCAATGCTGATGCCCTGCAATACCAACGATGGATTCGGGGTGATCAAAAAATAACAGCCTTACCCGTGGCTTTAAACGGCATCTCCTACGACCCGGATTATAAGAACTGGCAACCGCTGAGTACCAGTGATCGTTTTGAGAGCGGAACTATGCGGGTCATTTTTGGGAATGACATTGCCGTACAGGCGGTAAAAAACAATCATACGCGGCCCTGGCCGGACGGGACGCGGATCGCCAAAGCCTTGTGGACACAGATCATAGATACAGCCGGGAACACCCGCACCGGTGCATTTGTCCAGTTGGATCTGATGATTAAGAATACGAAAAAATACAGATCTACAGGCGGTTGGGGTTTTGCCCGGTTTAAAACACTCAAGATGGTACCGTATGGCAAGACTATCTCATTCGCTTCAGAATGTATCAATTGCCACCGCCCCATGAAAGATGAAGATTATGTATTTACCATCCCTATTAAACATTAA
- a CDS encoding cytochrome P460 family protein: protein MKIKTYLVLSAYSLILAACAGPTIADEPVNVEASLPVDFNFSKQGFKVISTLIDKKKATMATVYGNDIALNAAKTSDPLHAPGLVMALVTWQQQSNRYWYGNKIPGTLLSVEMVTADRKKGEITYALFEGKTLRFKPGISHPEKRISYILDQKPSIMP from the coding sequence ATGAAAATCAAAACCTATTTGGTACTGTCCGCTTATTCGCTAATATTGGCAGCCTGTGCCGGTCCTACGATCGCTGACGAACCCGTTAATGTGGAAGCCTCGCTTCCTGTTGACTTTAATTTCTCCAAACAAGGATTTAAAGTGATCAGCACGCTGATAGACAAAAAAAAAGCTACCATGGCAACAGTTTACGGCAATGATATCGCACTAAATGCTGCGAAAACCAGTGATCCGCTGCATGCACCGGGATTAGTAATGGCCCTGGTTACGTGGCAGCAGCAATCCAATCGCTACTGGTATGGAAATAAGATCCCCGGAACATTACTTTCGGTGGAGATGGTAACAGCCGATAGAAAAAAGGGGGAAATAACCTATGCTCTTTTCGAGGGTAAAACACTCAGGTTCAAACCCGGTATCTCACATCCTGAAAAAAGGATCAGCTACATTCTCGATCAGAAACCATCTATAATGCCCTAA